A single window of Salvia splendens isolate huo1 chromosome 6, SspV2, whole genome shotgun sequence DNA harbors:
- the LOC121808878 gene encoding ethylene-responsive transcription factor ERF106-like produces MTTTLNTSSRMMELIRQHLLEEADSFFDNVTTLCFSEIESSSSGSDLKSPVAQDDLQIIKKSESVKGEVEYSAVRQYKGVRRRPWGKYAAELRDPTRKER; encoded by the coding sequence ATGACGACAACCTTAAACACATCATCACGCATGATGGAGCTGATCCGCCAGCACCTCCTCGAAGAAGCAGACTCGTTCTTCGACAACGTGACTACACTTTGTTTCTCAGAAATCGAGTCTTCTTCATCTGGGTCGGATCTCAAATCTCCGGTTGCCCAGGACGATTTGCAGATAATTAAGAAGTCGGAGTCGGTGAAAGGCGAAGTGGAATATAGTGCGGTGAGGCAGTACAAGGGAGTGAGGAGGAGGCCGTGGGGGAAGTATGCGGCGGAGTTAAGGGATCCGACGAGGAAAGAGagataa